In Arthrobacter citreus, a single genomic region encodes these proteins:
- a CDS encoding LysR family transcriptional regulator has product MNLDHLAYIVDVSKTKSLSMSAKNLYISVSAISQAINNLEEEFGFKIFTRLRHGTIPTPEGEKLIEKSVTVLAQAEKLKQLAINKNEIQKEITIASVPGLMHYIVNLIKLIKSESPNTKIEVNGKTTQEIINDVKQKNTTFGLIWIYDKLLKTNKEMVFDIIQEVKINICVSKKHPLAECKQLTIEDLSNETFVIHDEQNIRWYYDEFLKNKSEILFKTNNIESIRSAVKENIAITIGIDFVVQNEPLIQSGEVKSIELINPYHSPFYVGFVTNKYPPLSSDDKKYINQLRSEFTKKVDHKNENCFKYKF; this is encoded by the coding sequence ATGAATTTAGACCATTTAGCTTATATTGTCGATGTCTCGAAAACTAAATCGCTATCAATGTCAGCAAAAAACTTATATATTTCTGTTTCTGCAATATCTCAGGCCATAAATAATTTAGAAGAAGAATTCGGATTTAAAATTTTTACTCGTTTACGCCATGGAACAATCCCCACACCTGAAGGCGAAAAACTAATCGAAAAATCCGTTACTGTATTGGCACAAGCTGAAAAATTAAAACAATTAGCAATAAACAAAAACGAAATACAAAAAGAGATCACAATCGCTTCTGTACCAGGATTAATGCATTATATCGTCAATTTAATTAAACTAATAAAATCAGAAAGTCCAAACACAAAAATCGAAGTGAATGGCAAAACAACACAAGAGATCATAAATGATGTAAAGCAAAAAAATACAACATTTGGCTTAATTTGGATTTATGACAAGTTGCTAAAAACGAATAAAGAAATGGTTTTCGATATTATTCAAGAGGTAAAAATCAATATATGCGTAAGTAAAAAGCACCCGCTTGCTGAATGTAAGCAATTAACAATAGAGGATTTATCAAACGAAACATTTGTCATTCATGATGAACAAAACATTAGATGGTATTATGATGAATTTTTAAAAAATAAATCAGAAATTCTATTTAAAACAAATAATATCGAAAGTATTAGAAGCGCTGTCAAAGAAAATATTGCGATAACAATTGGCATAGACTTTGTTGTCCAAAATGAACCGCTGATACAATCCGGAGAAGTTAAATCGATCGAACTAATTAATCCTTATCACAGTCCCTTTTATGTTGGATTTGTAACAAATAAGTATCCTCCTCTTTCATCTGATGATAAAAAATATATAAATCAATTAAGAAGTGAATTTACCAAAAAGGTAGATCATAAAAATGAGAATTGCTTTAAATACAAATTTTGA
- a CDS encoding dipeptide epimerase, whose protein sequence is MNIQSIQVQTEVFPLKKPFKTALRTATEVENVFVYVQLEDGIVGVGAAAPTLAITGESKESIETILKTVLTPLLLGRDIQNINELSLIIERSCVANTSAKAAMEIALYDALCQHLNLPLYQYLGGKTNQLRTDMTVSVGTVDEMSQDASQIIKDGFSILKIKVGKDWTSDIERIMAIREKVGHDISIRLDANQGWTRRQAVSIIQKLEKLNANIELIEQPVQAGDIDGLKFVKQNVNTPIMADESLFSPQDAVRLIKEDAVDFLNIKLMKTGGIRRAIQIADIAEKANIPCMIGSMMETSVSVIAAAHIATAHPNIQKIDLDAPLWLKNQDFDGIEFIGDEVHLSSLPGLGLSRRLSKSLR, encoded by the coding sequence ATGAATATTCAATCTATACAAGTACAGACAGAAGTCTTCCCATTAAAAAAGCCTTTTAAAACAGCACTAAGGACAGCTACTGAAGTAGAAAACGTCTTTGTTTATGTTCAGCTAGAGGACGGAATAGTAGGAGTTGGAGCTGCTGCACCTACGCTAGCGATTACTGGTGAATCGAAGGAAAGCATTGAAACAATCTTAAAAACAGTACTTACTCCACTTTTATTAGGAAGGGATATTCAAAATATTAATGAACTTTCACTAATAATTGAACGTTCTTGTGTGGCAAATACAAGTGCCAAGGCAGCTATGGAAATTGCGCTATATGATGCACTATGTCAGCATCTTAATCTTCCACTCTATCAATATCTTGGAGGAAAAACCAATCAATTAAGGACCGATATGACTGTCAGTGTTGGAACTGTCGATGAAATGAGTCAGGATGCGAGTCAAATCATAAAGGATGGTTTTTCCATTTTAAAAATTAAAGTCGGAAAAGACTGGACAAGTGATATTGAACGAATAATGGCCATCCGTGAAAAAGTTGGACATGACATCTCAATCCGTTTAGATGCCAATCAAGGATGGACAAGGCGACAAGCCGTTTCAATTATCCAAAAATTAGAAAAGTTGAATGCAAATATAGAGCTGATTGAACAACCAGTCCAAGCAGGTGATATTGATGGGCTGAAATTTGTTAAACAGAACGTTAACACACCAATTATGGCGGATGAAAGTCTTTTTTCTCCACAAGATGCAGTTCGTCTAATTAAAGAAGATGCAGTTGATTTTCTAAATATCAAATTGATGAAAACAGGTGGAATTAGAAGAGCAATTCAAATTGCAGATATTGCTGAAAAAGCAAATATTCCTTGCATGATTGGAAGTATGATGGAAACTTCTGTCTCCGTAATTGCAGCGGCACATATTGCTACTGCTCATCCAAATATTCAAAAAATCGATTTAGATGCACCACTGTGGTTAAAGAATCAAGATTTTGATGGTATTGAATTTATTGGGGATGAAGTTCATTTATCATCTCTACCTGGTCTAGGGCTTAGCCGAAGATTATCAAAAAGTCTTCGTTAA
- a CDS encoding bifunctional 2',3'-cyclic-nucleotide 2'-phosphodiesterase/3'-nucleotidase has protein sequence MRRKTRTISKALSISLALSLLSMSVVSKQAYAALKDIEPVNMLASKKSKDEKDLVNFRIMETTDIHTNLLNYDYYKDATYEKVGLAKTSTLVKEARKEVPNNVLVDNGDLIQGTPLGTYEAKIDPIKKGEVHPVFKAMNIMKYDIATLGNHEFNYGLDFLNEAYNDANFPYINANVYVDDHDKNPKNDKNKFNPYKIIKKKVIDEQGKKQEIKVGFIGFVPPQISEWDKANLDGKVITKNIVETAKKFIPEMRKDGADVIVAMTHSGFNANKENTEDVIYSLSEVPGIDAITFSHTHKVFPAKSETTLDALFLGADKKPLPGIDNSKGTINGVPAVQAGYGGGSLGLIDLTLKKEKGKWSVVNSKSSTREVYVDVKDPATGKTVTESTVASDQNIEKAIKPNHDATVKYVNTAIGSTTDDIHSYFSLIQDDPSIQVVTNAQKWFVEKYIAEKKPEYKELPILSVGAPFKAGRNGVAEYTEIKKGDLTIRSAGDLYLYDNTLKAIKVKGSVVKEWIEMTAGKYNQIDPSKTEEQALLNPAFPVYNFDVIDGVNYQIDVTKPAKYDINGNLVNRNSSRVVNLTYNGQPLDLNQEFIVVTNNYRASGGGNFPGVKGSELVVDSADENRQILMDYISEMKTITPTADNNWSIAPINGNVNVTFTTAPRAEEFIKPNSNISFTNKTDASGFGIFRLQLGNAQKENIKVQLLGLNDLHGQLDTDTKVMLNGQDVLAGSMEYTAAAIKQREATNPNTLLVHAGDMIGGSPLISALFQDEPTVEVMEAMGFDVGTVGNHEFDEGIAELKRMINGGEHPNGTKGYDGMNFPVIAANAYDTATGQLITQPYTIKEVGGKKIGFIGVVTQETPNMIVHKGNETLEIRDEVEAINHYTDILKKQGIKAIVVLAHNPTLQTGKADLYDATDIAEKIDDEVDVIFAAHNHVFNNKEVDNKLIVQAYSYGSAFSDVDLELDAVTGEIVKKEAEVVTVYQKDYTPDPTISSIMKKYEDLIAPIKAEIVGDSMQTLPKGYPSSDSIGDFALGNLIADGMKASMNADFAMMNGGGVRSQLDAGQVTFGDLFAIQPFGNVLNKVMLSGQDIETVLNNQITDKGLDFHIAGFKYTWDSSTRKVVDILLPDGNKIDPNKEYSVVVNNYMYGNIKYGIGELSTNLEVGPEDLQATVDYVKSLPRPFVYEVEGRIQKVN, from the coding sequence ATGAGGAGAAAGACTCGTACAATTTCGAAAGCGTTGTCAATTTCGTTAGCTTTATCTTTATTAAGTATGTCTGTTGTGAGTAAGCAGGCTTATGCTGCACTTAAAGATATTGAACCTGTAAATATGCTGGCATCCAAAAAAAGTAAAGATGAAAAGGATTTAGTAAATTTTCGTATTATGGAAACGACAGATATCCATACAAACTTATTAAATTATGATTACTACAAAGACGCAACATATGAAAAAGTTGGGTTGGCTAAAACTTCTACATTAGTAAAAGAAGCTCGAAAAGAAGTTCCAAATAATGTGTTAGTCGATAATGGTGATTTAATACAAGGAACGCCACTTGGAACTTATGAAGCTAAAATTGATCCTATAAAAAAGGGAGAAGTCCATCCAGTCTTTAAAGCAATGAACATTATGAAATATGATATTGCAACACTGGGCAATCATGAGTTCAACTATGGATTAGATTTTTTAAATGAGGCATATAATGATGCGAATTTTCCGTATATAAATGCAAATGTTTACGTAGATGATCACGATAAAAATCCTAAAAATGACAAAAATAAATTTAATCCATATAAAATTATTAAGAAAAAAGTAATCGATGAACAAGGGAAAAAGCAAGAAATTAAAGTTGGCTTCATTGGATTTGTTCCTCCACAAATTAGTGAGTGGGACAAAGCAAATCTTGATGGCAAAGTGATCACTAAAAATATTGTAGAAACAGCTAAAAAATTCATTCCTGAAATGAGAAAAGACGGAGCAGATGTTATTGTCGCTATGACACATTCAGGTTTTAATGCGAATAAAGAAAATACTGAAGATGTTATTTATTCGTTAAGTGAAGTACCTGGTATTGATGCAATTACCTTTTCTCATACACATAAAGTGTTTCCGGCAAAATCAGAGACTACACTTGATGCCTTATTTTTAGGGGCTGATAAAAAGCCATTGCCAGGAATAGATAATTCAAAGGGAACTATTAACGGTGTACCGGCAGTTCAAGCAGGATATGGTGGCGGTTCATTAGGATTGATTGACCTTACACTTAAGAAAGAAAAGGGAAAATGGTCAGTAGTAAATTCTAAGTCTTCAACTAGAGAAGTATACGTTGATGTGAAGGATCCTGCAACTGGTAAAACAGTAACTGAAAGTACAGTAGCATCGGATCAAAACATAGAAAAGGCTATTAAACCAAATCATGATGCGACAGTTAAATATGTAAATACAGCGATTGGCTCTACAACTGATGATATTCATAGTTATTTTTCATTGATTCAAGATGATCCATCAATACAAGTCGTAACAAATGCACAAAAATGGTTTGTAGAAAAATATATTGCTGAAAAGAAACCTGAATATAAAGAATTACCTATATTATCAGTAGGTGCTCCATTTAAAGCTGGACGTAATGGAGTAGCTGAATATACGGAGATTAAAAAAGGCGATCTAACAATTAGAAGTGCTGGCGATTTATATCTTTATGACAATACTTTAAAAGCTATTAAAGTAAAAGGTTCTGTTGTCAAAGAGTGGATTGAGATGACCGCCGGTAAATATAATCAAATTGATCCATCTAAAACAGAAGAACAGGCTTTATTAAATCCAGCTTTCCCTGTTTATAATTTTGATGTAATTGACGGTGTTAATTATCAAATTGATGTAACAAAACCCGCAAAGTATGATATAAATGGTAATTTAGTAAATCGTAATTCAAGTCGAGTAGTAAATTTAACATATAATGGGCAACCATTAGATTTAAATCAAGAATTCATTGTTGTAACAAATAACTACCGTGCTAGTGGAGGTGGAAATTTCCCAGGCGTTAAAGGAAGCGAACTAGTTGTAGATTCTGCTGATGAAAACCGTCAAATTTTAATGGATTATATTTCTGAAATGAAGACAATAACACCAACAGCAGACAATAACTGGTCTATCGCCCCGATTAACGGTAATGTAAATGTAACTTTTACAACTGCACCAAGAGCAGAAGAGTTTATTAAACCAAATAGCAATATTTCGTTTACGAATAAAACTGACGCAAGCGGATTTGGTATTTTTAGATTACAGTTAGGAAATGCACAGAAAGAGAATATTAAAGTACAATTGCTAGGATTAAATGACTTGCATGGTCAACTTGATACGGATACAAAAGTGATGCTTAATGGACAAGATGTATTAGCAGGTAGCATGGAATACACAGCTGCGGCAATAAAGCAGCGTGAAGCAACAAATCCAAATACATTATTAGTTCACGCAGGAGACATGATTGGTGGAAGTCCACTAATCTCTGCGTTATTCCAAGACGAGCCAACTGTTGAAGTGATGGAGGCAATGGGCTTTGATGTAGGTACAGTTGGAAATCATGAGTTTGATGAAGGTATTGCTGAATTAAAGCGTATGATTAATGGCGGAGAACACCCTAATGGTACAAAAGGATATGACGGAATGAACTTTCCGGTTATTGCTGCCAATGCATATGATACTGCAACTGGACAATTAATTACGCAGCCATACACAATTAAAGAAGTAGGCGGTAAGAAGATTGGTTTTATCGGAGTAGTAACGCAAGAAACTCCTAATATGATTGTTCATAAAGGGAATGAAACGCTTGAAATCCGCGATGAGGTTGAAGCAATTAACCATTATACGGATATTTTAAAAAAACAAGGTATTAAAGCAATCGTCGTATTAGCACATAACCCTACTCTTCAAACAGGAAAAGCGGATTTATATGATGCTACTGATATTGCTGAAAAAATTGATGATGAAGTAGATGTTATTTTTGCTGCTCATAATCATGTATTTAATAATAAAGAAGTTGATAATAAATTAATCGTACAAGCTTATTCCTATGGATCTGCATTTTCTGATGTAGATTTAGAATTAGATGCAGTTACAGGTGAAATTGTTAAGAAGGAAGCAGAAGTAGTAACAGTTTATCAAAAAGATTATACGCCTGACCCGACAATTTCTTCGATCATGAAGAAATACGAGGATTTAATAGCACCAATTAAAGCTGAAATTGTAGGCGATTCTATGCAGACTTTACCAAAAGGTTACCCATCTTCAGATTCTATCGGTGATTTTGCATTAGGAAACTTAATTGCAGATGGAATGAAAGCTTCAATGAATGCTGACTTCGCAATGATGAACGGAGGTGGAGTTCGTTCACAACTTGATGCTGGTCAAGTTACGTTTGGTGATTTATTCGCTATCCAACCATTTGGAAATGTATTAAATAAAGTAATGCTTAGTGGTCAAGATATTGAGACTGTATTAAATAATCAAATTACTGATAAGGGCTTAGACTTCCACATAGCTGGATTTAAGTATACTTGGGATTCATCGACTAGAAAGGTAGTAGATATCTTATTACCAGATGGAAATAAAATTGATCCAAATAAAGAGTACTCAGTTGTTGTAAACAACTATATGTATGGAAATATAAAATATGGTATTGGTGAACTTTCAACTAATTTAGAAGTCGGACCAGAAGATCTTCAAGCAACTGTAGATTATGTGAAATCACTTCCGAGACCTTTCGTTTATGAAGTGGAAGGAAGAATTCAAAAAGTAAATTAA
- a CDS encoding DUF3870 domain-containing protein, with protein sequence MYNKDTIYIIGDAKTSSNNPIMQKYNAFFIGLVVDRTSHSIIDADCSATIPLTSAFVKQLFVKQSMLDIDGVINDINTRYFGSSQKALSVAFKNAHIKYIQIIES encoded by the coding sequence TTGTACAATAAAGATACTATTTATATTATTGGAGACGCAAAGACTTCATCCAATAATCCAATCATGCAGAAATATAACGCCTTCTTTATTGGATTAGTAGTCGATCGGACAAGCCATTCTATAATTGATGCTGATTGTTCAGCAACCATTCCTTTAACTTCAGCCTTTGTGAAGCAATTATTTGTGAAACAATCGATGTTGGATATTGACGGAGTAATAAATGATATTAATACACGTTATTTTGGTTCTTCTCAGAAGGCACTTTCAGTGGCCTTCAAAAATGCGCATATAAAATACATACAAATAATTGAATCTTAA